One genomic region from Pecten maximus chromosome 5, xPecMax1.1, whole genome shotgun sequence encodes:
- the LOC117328449 gene encoding uncharacterized protein LOC117328449, with amino-acid sequence MVQLCLCSLSIIQLGLCSLPMIQLCLCSLPMIQLCLCYLSMIQLCLCNLSMIQICMYNLPMIQLCLCNLPMIQLCLCNLPMIQLCLCNLPIIQLCLCNLPMIQLCLCNLPMIQLCLCNLPMIQLGLCNLPMIQLCLCNLPMIQFCLCNLSMIQLCLCNLPMIQLCLCNLPMIQLCLCNLPMIQLCLCNLPMIQLCLCNLSMIQICLCNLPMIQLCLCNLLMIQLSV; translated from the coding sequence ATGGTCCAGCTCTGTCTGTGTAGCCTCTCAATAATCCAGCTCGGTCTGTGTAGCCTCCCAATGATCCAGCTCTGTCTGTGTAGCCTCCCAATGATCCAGCTCTGTCTATGTTACCTCTCAATGATCCAGCTCTGTCTGTGTAACCTCTCAATGATCCAGATCTGTATGTATAACCTCCCAATGATCCAGCTCTGTCTTTGTAACCTCCCAATGATCCAGCTCTGTCTATGTAACCTCCCAATGATCCAGCTCTGTCTATGTAACCTCCCAATAATCCAACTCTGTCTGTGTAACCTCCCAATGATCCAGCTCTGTCTGTGTAACCTCCCAATGATCCAGCTCTGTCTGTGTAACCTCCCAATGATCCAGCTCGGTCTGTGTAACCTCCCAATGATCCAGCTCTGTCTGTGTAACCTCCCAATGATCCAGTTCTGTCTGTGTAACCTCTCAATGATCCAGCTCTGTCTGTGTAACCTCCCTATGATCCAGCTCTGTCTGTGTAACCTCCCAATGATCCAGCTCTGTCTGTGTAACCTCCCAATGATCCAGCTCTGTCTGTGTAATCTCCCTATGATCCAGCTCTGTCTGTGTAACCTCTCAATGATCCAGATCTGTCTGTGTAACCTCCCAATGATCCAGCTCTGTCTGTGTAACCTCCTAATGATCCAGCTGTCTGTGTAA
- the LOC117328450 gene encoding uncharacterized protein LOC117328450 — protein sequence MIQFCLCNLPMIQLCLCNLPMIQLCLCNLPMIQLCLCYLPIIQLCLCNLSMIQLCLCNLSMIQLCLCNLSMIQLCLYKLPMIQLCLCNLPMIQLCLYNPPMIQLCLCNPSMIQICLCNPSMIQLCPCNLSMIQLCLCNLSMIQLCLCNLPMIQLCLCNLPMIQICLCNLPMIQLCLYNLPMIQICLYNLQNLIQ from the coding sequence ATGATCCAGTTCTGTCTGTGTAACCTCCCAATGATCCAGCTCTGTCTGTGTAACCTCCCAATGATCCAGCTCTGTCTGTGTAACCTCCCAATGATCCAGCTCTGTCTGTGTTACCTCCCAATCATCCAGCTCTGTCTGTGTAACCTCTCAATGATCCAGCTCTGTCTGTGTAACCTCTCAATGATCCAGCTCTGTCTGTGTAACCTCTCAATGATCCAGCTCTGTCTGTATAAACTCCCAATGATCCAGCTCTGTCTGTGTAACCTCCCAATGATCCAGCTCTGTCTGTATAACCCCCCAATGATCCAGCTCTGTCTGTGTAACCCCTCAATGATCCAGATCTGTCTGTGTAACCCCTCAATGATCCAGCTCTGTCCGTGTAACCTCTCAATGATCCAGCTCTGTCTGTGTAACCTCTCAATGATCCAGCTCTGTCTGTGTAACCTCCCAATGATCCAGCTCTGTCTGTGTAACCTCCCAATGATCCAGATCTGTCTGTGTAACCTCCCAATGATCCAGCTTTGTCTGTATAACCTCCCAATGATCCAGATCTGTCTGTATAACCTCCAAAACCTTATTCAGTAA